From Brassica rapa cultivar Chiifu-401-42 chromosome A06, CAAS_Brap_v3.01, whole genome shotgun sequence:
GGTTTTATAGGAAGGAATGATCTACTAACACTATGATGGAAGCCATGAACATATGCATGAGTCTGACACCTTTACATGCTGAATGTGAAGCGCTGATTTGGGCAATGAAGTATATGAAGACCCTTCATATCTCAGAGGTGGTGTTCGCAACTGACTGttctcaactggtgaagatAGCGTCTACACATACAGAGTGGCCGACATTTACTACACATATGGATGAATTCTTGCGATGTAAGGAATTTTTTTCAGACTTTCTCTATCAAACATATCCCAAGGGAAAAAAAACACAATGGCGGATAAGCTGCCACGTGGTGCTCGGAAGATGCCTTGTGCTATTGTTTATGTTGATTCAGTTCCCCCGAAATGGCTAACGGATTTGGAATCTGCTTAGGTTGACTAgccttttgttgtaaaaaaacaaaaaactcaaaaatttaaaattggaGTTGCATGTTACGATTCTCCACCGTTGTTTGTTTCATCTTGGTCTTTTTCCATTTGAGTTTCCACCACAGGAAGAGGCGGTAGCAAATCCTGCACGAGCTCTAGTATTCCATATGTATCAATCCCCCGTTCTTTGGGCTCCTCAATGATCTACAATAAGTAACAATCAGCAAAGGTTAAAACACTATGAAACCCGTAAGAGAGAATAAAACCATATGTAACGTTAGATATGATGACGAGATTTGGTAAAGAAGATAGtaagaacaagaaaaagaaaccaCGTATCGGATCCAGTAAGTCTTTGAAATTTACAGATGGCCGGATATTGATTATATTGAGAATCTCAGCTTTTGTGAGTTTGAAATCTTTGCACTTGTTAGAGAATGTTGTAACGCTCTCTAGTGTTTGAGTGGAAGCAACAgtctaatttaaataatcacATACCTGAAAGATCATTTGAAttgcaaacaaaaaatagtCTTTGGCTCCTTCACTAAATccattttaaagtaaaattcAAAATAGACCTGATCTAGCAATTGCAGCTATAACTCTTGTAGTGTCCTTTGATGCACCTTTTGAGTTTATTAAGTCAAGCACTTCAAAATTTGTTAGCACATCTGCGTTTGCCTTCACTCTGCAAACATCCACATctaattttgatttagaaagAAGTAAAACATAATTGAAGATGTATCAGAAGATATATACATTATGTTTTCCATCTCTAAGGTTAAGCGTTTTGTTTTTCTGATGATGATCGAGAAAGCTCTACGAAATGTCGTTCTGGTCGTGTCTGGTTGTTGGCGAACGAACAAGTGCTGCCTCTAACCTTAGCACTGATTTTAGTGAAGGAGACAAAAACCTTCTGACGTCCGTTGAGGCCCGCGGTATTTACGCCATAATAATGTATTTTGCTTCAGGTCCAAGCTCTTTAGATTTCACCAGTCCAAGCCCAATAACATGTCACAGTAGTAGCTATTATTATTTCTGTTTACACAAACTATGCAAACACTTGGATGATTTTTGTGCGTTTAACTTTCCATTTACACAATGCAAAGTTTTTTATAGAAAAGTTAACATTCTAATGTTTAGAATGTTAAGACAAAAATTATTTAGATTCACATGTAATGTAAACATGGTgcatgtttaaaataaaataaaatgaaaaatgctTTTGACAAAttgaaaatccatgaagagttTAATTAACTTTGAAACTgaactttttaaatataatattgtgttgttcaaaaaaaaatttgtatgcGGCGTCTCGACTAAAAACATGTATaacaatatatacaaaactcTTGATTTTCTTAgagtttgttaagaaaaagaaagGGAATTAGGACACATGATTCTTGCTTTGGAGAACAAAAGCACTTGAAACATGTAAGCTAAGCTAACTAACTACCTTGTGTAAACCCCAATCTGGCAAGGCTCCTCTCATTGTCTTTAAAGCTCCTCATGCTTTCCACCCTTTCTTAAATTTcatttacataatttgtttgttacacatttcaatatttttgtttgttatataAACATCATCTTTAGGTttgtttcaatatttttttttcttttgggcgATTCATTCTCTCTTTTCCACCTTGCAAGAAAATTGGAATCAATGAAAGGTACCAAATATCCTTCTATAGTATCCTTAATTTTGCATTTTCTCATGAAACCATCGAGACGCATTTTTGTCAATCTTCAAAATGTTATTTtcggtttttatttaaaattttattctatTATAGTGCGGTATAAATACCAACCCACTGCCTATCTCTTTACCAAGTACAGTACATGTATTCATCCTTATATACAGTACTGCTATCATTACTGTCGTtgataatttttgtttattaatagtggaatgaaaaaatacatttgcttacaattatatttatttgaatgTGTTTTCgtattgtgtttcaaaaaaaaaaagtgtttcaaaaaaagaatgTGTTTTCGTATGTGTGGTATGTATTTAAAGAATACAAATTGTGGAAGAAACCTTGTGACTTTGTTCATCAATTAATAGAGACAAGAGATAGAAAAACTGTTGGTAGTGTGTGTTGTCGTTTTGAAAATGGAATGTAATAAGTAGCGACGTGAAAATAACGGTAGTTTTTGTTGCAAACGCGTTTACTTATAGTGGCCAAGACGCGTCGCTATCTTCTCTCGCACGCTCTTTTGGTTCTGTTTGTCACAGCTGCCTCTCTGTCACACATGAATTCTCTGTTCTCTCTTTAACCTACGTGACTGACCTGTAGCCTCACCTATTATCACGTTCTTATAACACTATAGAATAACATAaaactatgtatatatatttttttcttatggaTTTACTAATTTCACATTCTACTATGTATTAGTATGTTTTTCAAACAAATTATATGCATAAACTGCATTGGCTGTTGTAAGTTAAGGATAAAAGTCTTACAACATTAAGGCATCAAAATCTTTTGGAATTACCAATAAGCATTTCCCTAGGTTGGCCCACTAGTATCGTatgttttggtttgattttttattgCAGATATTTATCTTTCTTGTTGTTTGAAAGTTACCAATAAGCATTCCTCATGAGGGATCGCCTATTCAATATAGACAAACTTTTCTTAATGTAATTGTACCTGATTTTTACCGTATTCAGCAAGTCATGCATTATTATCATCAGGAAAATCTAAAACAAGTAAACCCCACTAGAAATAGCCACTGTATTTTccaatatttttagtttattttaaacattatagaTAATATATTCCACTATTAAACTGAGAAATCAGTCAGTATTTACATATCTAACTTTTgtgaaaataacattttatgttCGAGCTCGGGTTATGGACGAAGGAGAAGAAGGAACCTAATAATGATCTTCTATATCTAGAATGATTTAGAAGGCGCAGATATAAACCAATTAGACAGTAATATATCCCCgttaaaccaaaaattaattaattaggtTGTAAGAGCATCTCTATCCCCATTTCATAATTTACTCTAAAAATAGAGTGGAAAATGAGGAGTGGAAAATGgagtatgaacaaaaaaataaaaaaaaaattcatttatggagtaatcactttttttgtttcttcactactccatttttcactctattttaCAGTAAATTATGGAGTGAAGATGGAGATACTCTAACTTGTTAGCCATATATATCACATATATGGAGTATTCCATAAAAAAACAACACAGCAAATATTTCAGCATCTAGTGGTCATCGTTCTTGTTCAGGATAGTAATAAGGAACCACAATGCACCTACATCGGAGATGGTATAGACCATTTCTTGTGTATAAATATTATCGCTCTGTGATTAACTGTATCCTCTTTCTCAATTTTaaaaaactctctctttctcatgTTGAGTTTATAATTGTGTCAAACTATACAAAATCACGCTTAATACACTAGCCATTAGCCATATTCTCAAATGTTCATTCATCGCCGGTATCTACACCAGTAACACCACGTGATCCATTTCCAAATAGCTTTCCATACAAGTTTCGAACTCGTAATATTTGTTCTCAAAACATACAACGAGAACGGGCCCTACGCTCTGGTCTTTGCATGTAAGACTGAAACCTCATTAAAGTCGTCGGTTCGGGTTCGATGGGTCCCACTTGCTCACGCAGTCTCTGCCTTTGACCAAAAGCAACATATCATTACATTTTTCTCTTGGTAAAAAAAATAGCCACAACAAAAGCTGTTCCCTTCGTTAATTTCTAGTTGTCAATGATACGTCAAAATCGTCAAAATCCAACGATTCACAATTCTTTTGAGAGCTCCCAAACATATcctttattttactaaattttaatattgaatatatttattccCTTTTCTTTCTGTGAGTGGTGGAATTATAACTAGAACGATATATAACCTAACTAAACACAAAGCATTTCCGACTTCTGTGACTCCTCCCCACATGGAATCTCCCAACCTATTCAATATAGATACATgcgtatattaaatatataacgAAAGGGAAAGGACACATAAACAATTCATACGTCCCGATGTCTGTTTGAGAGTTTATAGCTTTTTATACTCTCTTTTTTGGGTATTTGCAAAAAGATTGAGACTCCGCATTGAGATgccttaatattttatttacatctttataGATTCTCTATCCTTTGAGCATCTAAACAAACCTCCATGTACATATTCAACCATTTATCCACGTAGACGTATTTATATATTCTCATGTACCAGTGCATCAATTTGAGTATAtgccaaaaagaaaataaaaataaacattttccTTCAAGACATATATATCCATCCTCACCCGATTGTCTCGAATCCATTaccttatttttttaaatacgtgaaaaattaaattaatctgCATACATTTTTCAATAGTGAAACACTATGCTACATTGTTCATgcgttatttatttatttatggttGAAAATATAGAGGGTAAAAACTATATAACTCATGGTAAATACTATTTAACTCTTTCTTTGCTGCTCTCTCTCTGTATAAATATACTTGTCTTTCCTAAAGCAGAGAAGCAAAGAATCGTGTCCTCTTACACAATCACAGGCTTTATGCATTTTTATCACAAGGATCATCTCTTTCCTTGGCTTCGAATTCAGctccctcttcttcttctttattcaCTTTCTTTCTCCTTTTCCTTTTATTAAAACATTGTTCTTTCAAACCTGATCAGCTAGTTTTGTTTTTAAGTAATGGTTTTCTACATCTTTTATGTAGCAAGAAGAACACATGTTTTAAAAAGCTTCGAATCTCTCTCCCTTTCCTTCATCACACATCTTTAATCACCTCGTGACTCAAGATTTCAAATTCCCCTAAACATTGTTTTAAAATCTCTTTCTATTTATTCTCTAAACACTGTCTTTTACTCTGTATTTGTTTCTTCTCAACATTGAAACAAAACTTATCTATTTTCTCTTAAAGACTGAAACTTTATCTGAAAATGGCTGCATTATCATCACCATCTTCATACACAGAGTTAAAAGATGCTTGGCATCCATCAACAACAACAGTGGACACGACATCATCAAGCTACTGGTTTAACTGGAGGGTTACGATCTGCTGCGTATGGATGGCTCTAGCAATGGTGATCACCGCTTTTCTCATATTCAAATACGAAGGCTTTCGCCGGAAACGAACCGGAAACGGCGGAGACGGAGGGGAGAAAGAGTGGTCGGGGAATGTATATGAAGACGAGACTTGGAGGCCTTGTCTACGCAATATTCACCCGGCTTGGCTTCTTGCTTTTAGAGCTGTTGCCTTCTTCGTTCTTCTCATTATGCTGATCATTATTGGCCTTGTTGATGGACCTACCATCTTCTTCTACTATACTCAGTAAGCTATCCTCTCTTGTGGTAGTAGATAAGAAAACTAATATctctgttctgttttttttttttttttgtgtggtctctaatgtttttgtttgtttgttttgatttgCAGGTGGACTTTTGCTTTGATCACTCTCTATTTTGGAGTAATGTTACTGTCTCATAACATGTTTACTTTGTTAGTAACTTGTTTGTGACATTAGTCAAGTTTCTTACATTAgtcttttattcttttaacaGCTAGGTTCGCTTCTTTCGCTGCATGGATGCTACAAATACAACAAAAGAGCTGCTGGCGATAGAGTAGATAGCATTGAAGCCATAGACTCGGAGAGAGCAAGATCCAAAGGCTCTGATAATACTCTTCAAGAGAGTCAATACTCTAGTAATCCAGCTAATTTTTGGGGATATGTTTTCCAGATAATTTTTCAGgtaaattaaatcaaaattaatgcACAAGAGATtatcagattttttaaaatgatttcttGATTGGATATTGTGTGAAACAGATGAATGCAGGTGCAGTTTTGCTCACTGACTGTGTGTTCTGGTTCATCCTTGTTCCTTTCCTTGAGATTCATGATTATAGTCTTAATGTTGTAAGTAATCTAATGAgtcatttttaattcattatacaaataaatttgatgatcaattcaaaatataaaagtttataCGCTCAATATTGCAGTTGGTGATCAACATGCATTCTCTTAACGCCATTTTCTTGCTTGGTGATGCTGCTTTGAATTCTTTGGTAAATCTCAGATTCCTGCAGTAGTTTCTTTTACTCTTATTTATAGAGATTCTTATTTGATCCTTGATTTTTCATTATTACAGAGCTTCCCATGCTTCAGAATTGCTTACTTCTTCTCATGGACTATAGCTTATGTTTTATTCCAATGGACTCTCCACTCGTTAGTCCATATATGGTAACACTTCGTACAAATTACActgatttttttaatgtaatcTTTTAACAGTAATAATCACTCCTTACTGTTTATCAATAGGTGGCCTTACCCCTTCCTGGACTTATCATCACAC
This genomic window contains:
- the LOC103873724 gene encoding uncharacterized protein LOC103873724 isoform X1; translation: MAALSSPSSYTELKDAWHPSTTTVDTTSSSYWFNWRVTICCVWMALAMVITAFLIFKYEGFRRKRTGNGGDGGEKEWSGNVYEDETWRPCLRNIHPAWLLAFRAVAFFVLLIMLIIIGLVDGPTIFFYYTQWTFALITLYFGLGSLLSLHGCYKYNKRAAGDRVDSIEAIDSERARSKGSDNTLQESQYSSNPANFWGYVFQIIFQMNAGAVLLTDCVFWFILVPFLEIHDYSLNVLVINMHSLNAIFLLGDAALNSLSFPCFRIAYFFSWTIAYVLFQWTLHSLVHIWWPYPFLDLSSHYAPLWYFSVAVMHLPCYGAFALLVKLKHRLLQRWFPESYQSPR
- the LOC103873724 gene encoding uncharacterized protein LOC103873724 isoform X2, translated to MKELKDAWHPSTTTVDTTSSSYWFNWRVTICCVWMALAMVITAFLIFKYEGFRRKRTGNGGDGGEKEWSGNVYEDETWRPCLRNIHPAWLLAFRAVAFFVLLIMLIIIGLVDGPTIFFYYTQWTFALITLYFGLGSLLSLHGCYKYNKRAAGDRVDSIEAIDSERARSKGSDNTLQESQYSSNPANFWGYVFQIIFQMNAGAVLLTDCVFWFILVPFLEIHDYSLNVLVINMHSLNAIFLLGDAALNSLSFPCFRIAYFFSWTIAYVLFQWTLHSLVHIWWPYPFLDLSSHYAPLWYFSVAVMHLPCYGAFALLVKLKHRLLQRWFPESYQSPR